A single Phalacrocorax aristotelis chromosome 18, bGulAri2.1, whole genome shotgun sequence DNA region contains:
- the ELN gene encoding elastin isoform X15 translates to MARQAAAPLLPGVLLLFSILPASQQGGVPGAIPGGGVPGAGFFPGAGIGGLGAGLGAGGKPLKPGVGALGGLGPLGLQPGAAGLFPGGVYPGGVFPGAASAAALKAAAKAGAAVPGGVQPGVGAAGKPPKIPGAGIPGAFPGGVLPGAGVRFPGVGVLPGVPTGAGVKPKGPGAGAFAGIPGGYGLPYSTGKLPYGFGPGGIGAGIGAVGKAGYPTGTGVGAQAAAAKAAAKYGAGVLPGVGGIPGVGGVVPGVGVVPGVGVGGPAAAAAAAKAAAKAGAFGPGVLPGVGGVPGLVPSVGAVPGLVPGVGGVPGVAGVGAPAAAAAAAKAAKYGAGVGVPGIGGVPGVPGVAGLPGVPGVAGVPGVVPGVGVGGPEAAAAAAKAAAKAAAFGAGRVPGVGVPGIGVPGVGVPGVGVPGVGVPGVGVPGVGVPGLVPGGVIPGVGGPAAAAAAKAAAKAAKYGGLAPGVGGLAPGVGGLAPGVGGLAPGVGGLAPGVGGLAPGVAGVPGVGGPAAAAKAAAKAAKFGAGVGGVPGAVPGVTGVPGVTPGVGVVPGLVPGVGVPGTGILPGAGIPQVGVQPGAKPPKFGVPGVGVPGVGGIPGGLGVGGLGVGGLGVGGLGAGILYPGAVGKPPKPGAGVPGFGVSPIFPGGVAGQLGFGGKPAKTFGGALGALGFRGGVGCAQGKYCGRKRK, encoded by the exons ATGGCAAGGCAGGCAGCTGCACCCCTCCTTCCCGGagtcctcctcctcttctccatcctcccggCTTCCCAGCAAGGag GGGTCCCTGGTGCTATCCCGGGAGGGGGGGTCCCAGGAGCAGGCTTTTTCCCAG GTGCTGGTATTGGAGGTTTGGGAGCAG GACTCGGGGCTGGAGGGAAACCTCTCAAACCAG GGGTCGGAGCCCTCGGGGGACTCGGCCCACTTGGCCTGCAGCCAG GTGCTGCGGGTCTTTTCCCCGGAGGTGTCTACCCTGGGGGTGTCTTCCcaggtgctgcttctgctgctgcgCTCAAGGCTGCTGCGAAAGCTG gtgcGGCGGTACCAGGCGGGGTGCAGCCTGGGGTTGGTGCAGCAGGGAAACCCCCCAAAATACCAG GTGCTGGGATTCCTGGAGCTTTCCCAGGCGGCGTGCTCCCTGGTGCAG GTGTGCGCTTCCCTGGCGTAGGGGTGCTGCCCGGAGTACCCACTGGTGCTGGAGTCAAGCCAAAAGGTCCAG GAGCAGGTGCCTTCGCAGGAATCCCTG gTGGCTATGGATTGCCCTACAGCACTGGTAAGCTGCCCTACG GCTTCGGCCCCGGCGGGATAGGAGCCGGCATCGGGGCAGTAGGAAAGGCAGGGTACCCCACCGGAACAG GAGTCGgagcacaagcagcagcagcgaaAGCAGCAGCGAAATATG GAGCCGGTGTCCTGCCTGGGGTTGGCGGCATCCCAGGAGTCGGCGGAGTGGTACCCGGTGTTGGTGTAGTCCCAGGAGTTGGAG TTGGAGGgccggcagcggcggcagcagcagcaaaggcagcgGCGAAGGCAGGAGCTTTCG GTCCAGGGGTGCTGCCCGGGGTTGGTGGTGTCCCAGGCCTCGTGCCCAGCGTTGGTGCTGTCCCCGGATTGGTGCCCGGTGTTGGAGGTGTCCCCGGGGTGGCAG GTGTCGGGGcaccggcagcagcagcagcagcagcaaaggcagctaAGTATG gagctggcgTCGGTGTTCCTGGCATTGGCGGTGTTCCTGGTGTTCCTGGTGTTGCTGGGCTGCCTGGTGTGCCTGGCGTGGCTGGGGTTCCTGGTGTGGTGCCTGGTGTTGGAG TGGGTGGCCCAGAAGCTGCAGCGGCCGCGGCGAAGGCTGCAGCGAAAGCTGCGGCATTTG GAGCAGGACGTGTGCCCGGTGTCGGCGTGCCCGGCATCGGCGTGCCCGGCGTCGGCGTGCCCGGCGTCGGCGTGCCCGGAGTTGGTGTGCCTGGAGTTGGTGTGCCTGGTGTCGGCGTGCCCGGTCTGGTGCCTGGTGGAGTCATACCAG gaGTTGGAGGTCCAGCGGCCGCCGCTGCTGCCAAAGCAGctgccaaggcagccaagtacG GTGGTCTGGCTCCTGGTGTGGGTGGCCTTGCTCCTGGTGTAGGTGGCCTGGCTCCTGGTGTAGGTGGCCTGGCTCCTGGTGTAGGTGGCCTGGCTCCTGGAGTGGGTGGCCTAGCCCCTGGTGTTGCAGGTGTCccag GGGTCGGAGGTCCGGCcgcagcagcaaaagcagcagcgaAGGCAGCTAAATTTG GTGCTGGTGTCGGAGGGGTGCCAGGTGCGGTgcctggtgtcactggagtgcCAGGAGTGACACCCGGCGTCGGTGTCGTGCCTGGGTTGGTGCCGGGTGTGGGGGTACCTGGTACTGGCATCCTCCCCGGGGCAG GCATCCCCCAAGTAGGCGTGCAGCCTGGTGCTAAACCTCCCAAATTCG GTGTTCCCGGGGTTGGAGTCCCAGGGGTCGGCGGCATCCCAG GTGGCCTCGGAGTCGGTGGCCTCGGAGTCGGTGGCCTCGGAGTTGGTGGGCTTGGTGCAG GGATCTTGTATCCAGGCGCTGTTGGGAAACCTCCCAAGCCAG GGGCTGGAGTTCCTGGCTTTGGTGTGTCACCGATATTTCCAG GTGGGGTTGCTGGCCAGCTGGGATTTGGTG GGAAGCCTGCCAAGACCTTCGGAGGAGCCCTCGGTGCCCTGGGCTTTAGAG GTGGCGTGGGCTGCGCACAAGGGAAGTACTGCGGGAGGAAGCGGAAGTAA
- the ELN gene encoding elastin isoform X20 codes for MARQAAAPLLPGVLLLFSILPASQQGGVPGAIPGGGVPGAGFFPGAGIGGLGAGLGAGGKPLKPGVGALGGLGPLGLQPGAAGLFPGGVYPGGVFPGAASAAALKAAAKAGAAVPGGVQPGVGAAGKPPKIPGAGIPGAFPGGVLPGAGVRFPGVGVLPGVPTGAGVKPKGPGAGAFAGIPGFGPGGIGAGIGAVGKAGYPTGTGVGAQAAAAKAAAKYGAGVLPGVGGIPGVGGVVPGVGVVPGVGVGGPAAAAAAAKAAAKAGAFGPGVLPGVGGVPGLVPSVGAVPGLVPGVGGVPGVAGVGAPAAAAAAAKAAKYGAGVGVPGIGGVPGVPGVAGLPGVPGVAGVPGVVPGVGVGGPEAAAAAAKAAAKAAAFGAGRVPGVGVPGIGVPGVGVPGVGVPGVGVPGVGVPGVGVPGLVPGGVIPGVGGPAAAAAAKAAAKAAKYGGLAPGVGGLAPGVGGLAPGVGGLAPGVGGLAPGVGGLAPGVAGVPGVGGPAAAAKAAAKAAKFGAGVGGVPGAVPGVTGVPGVTPGVGVVPGLVPGVGVPGTGILPGAGIPQVGVQPGAKPPKFGVPGVGVPGVGGIPGGLGVGGLGVGGLGVGGLGAGILYPGAVGKPPKPGAGVPGFGVSPIFPGGVAGQLGFGGKPAKTFGGALGALGFRGGVGCAQGKYCGRKRK; via the exons ATGGCAAGGCAGGCAGCTGCACCCCTCCTTCCCGGagtcctcctcctcttctccatcctcccggCTTCCCAGCAAGGag GGGTCCCTGGTGCTATCCCGGGAGGGGGGGTCCCAGGAGCAGGCTTTTTCCCAG GTGCTGGTATTGGAGGTTTGGGAGCAG GACTCGGGGCTGGAGGGAAACCTCTCAAACCAG GGGTCGGAGCCCTCGGGGGACTCGGCCCACTTGGCCTGCAGCCAG GTGCTGCGGGTCTTTTCCCCGGAGGTGTCTACCCTGGGGGTGTCTTCCcaggtgctgcttctgctgctgcgCTCAAGGCTGCTGCGAAAGCTG gtgcGGCGGTACCAGGCGGGGTGCAGCCTGGGGTTGGTGCAGCAGGGAAACCCCCCAAAATACCAG GTGCTGGGATTCCTGGAGCTTTCCCAGGCGGCGTGCTCCCTGGTGCAG GTGTGCGCTTCCCTGGCGTAGGGGTGCTGCCCGGAGTACCCACTGGTGCTGGAGTCAAGCCAAAAGGTCCAG GAGCAGGTGCCTTCGCAGGAATCCCTG GCTTCGGCCCCGGCGGGATAGGAGCCGGCATCGGGGCAGTAGGAAAGGCAGGGTACCCCACCGGAACAG GAGTCGgagcacaagcagcagcagcgaaAGCAGCAGCGAAATATG GAGCCGGTGTCCTGCCTGGGGTTGGCGGCATCCCAGGAGTCGGCGGAGTGGTACCCGGTGTTGGTGTAGTCCCAGGAGTTGGAG TTGGAGGgccggcagcggcggcagcagcagcaaaggcagcgGCGAAGGCAGGAGCTTTCG GTCCAGGGGTGCTGCCCGGGGTTGGTGGTGTCCCAGGCCTCGTGCCCAGCGTTGGTGCTGTCCCCGGATTGGTGCCCGGTGTTGGAGGTGTCCCCGGGGTGGCAG GTGTCGGGGcaccggcagcagcagcagcagcagcaaaggcagctaAGTATG gagctggcgTCGGTGTTCCTGGCATTGGCGGTGTTCCTGGTGTTCCTGGTGTTGCTGGGCTGCCTGGTGTGCCTGGCGTGGCTGGGGTTCCTGGTGTGGTGCCTGGTGTTGGAG TGGGTGGCCCAGAAGCTGCAGCGGCCGCGGCGAAGGCTGCAGCGAAAGCTGCGGCATTTG GAGCAGGACGTGTGCCCGGTGTCGGCGTGCCCGGCATCGGCGTGCCCGGCGTCGGCGTGCCCGGCGTCGGCGTGCCCGGAGTTGGTGTGCCTGGAGTTGGTGTGCCTGGTGTCGGCGTGCCCGGTCTGGTGCCTGGTGGAGTCATACCAG gaGTTGGAGGTCCAGCGGCCGCCGCTGCTGCCAAAGCAGctgccaaggcagccaagtacG GTGGTCTGGCTCCTGGTGTGGGTGGCCTTGCTCCTGGTGTAGGTGGCCTGGCTCCTGGTGTAGGTGGCCTGGCTCCTGGTGTAGGTGGCCTGGCTCCTGGAGTGGGTGGCCTAGCCCCTGGTGTTGCAGGTGTCccag GGGTCGGAGGTCCGGCcgcagcagcaaaagcagcagcgaAGGCAGCTAAATTTG GTGCTGGTGTCGGAGGGGTGCCAGGTGCGGTgcctggtgtcactggagtgcCAGGAGTGACACCCGGCGTCGGTGTCGTGCCTGGGTTGGTGCCGGGTGTGGGGGTACCTGGTACTGGCATCCTCCCCGGGGCAG GCATCCCCCAAGTAGGCGTGCAGCCTGGTGCTAAACCTCCCAAATTCG GTGTTCCCGGGGTTGGAGTCCCAGGGGTCGGCGGCATCCCAG GTGGCCTCGGAGTCGGTGGCCTCGGAGTCGGTGGCCTCGGAGTTGGTGGGCTTGGTGCAG GGATCTTGTATCCAGGCGCTGTTGGGAAACCTCCCAAGCCAG GGGCTGGAGTTCCTGGCTTTGGTGTGTCACCGATATTTCCAG GTGGGGTTGCTGGCCAGCTGGGATTTGGTG GGAAGCCTGCCAAGACCTTCGGAGGAGCCCTCGGTGCCCTGGGCTTTAGAG GTGGCGTGGGCTGCGCACAAGGGAAGTACTGCGGGAGGAAGCGGAAGTAA
- the ELN gene encoding elastin isoform X23 codes for MARQAAAPLLPGVLLLFSILPASQQGGVPGAIPGGGVPGAGFFPGAGIGGLGAGLGAGGKPLKPGVGALGGLGPLGLQPGAAGLFPGGVYPGGVFPGAASAAALKAAAKAGAAVPGGVQPGVGAAGKPPKIPGAGIPGAFPGGVLPGAGVRFPGVGVLPGVPTGAGVKPKGPGAGAFAGIPGFGPGGIGAGIGAVGKAGYPTGTGVGAQAAAAKAAAKYGAGVLPGVGGIPGVGGVVPGVGVVPGVGVGGPAAAAAAAKAAAKAGAFGPGVLPGVGGVPGLVPSVGAVPGLVPGVGGVPGVAGVGAPAAAAAAAKAAKYGAGVGVPGIGGVPGVPGVAGLPGVPGVAGVPGVVPGVGVGGPEAAAAAAKAAAKAAAFGAGRVPGVGVPGIGVPGVGVPGVGVPGVGVPGVGVPGVGVPGLVPGGVIPGVGGPAAAAAAKAAAKAAKYGGLAPGVGGLAPGVGGLAPGVGGLAPGVGGLAPGVGGLAPGVAGVPGVGGPAAAAKAAAKAAKFGAGVGGVPGAVPGVTGVPGVTPGVGVVPGLVPGVGVPGTGILPGAGIPQVGVQPGAKPPKFGVPGVGVPGVGGIPGGLGVGGLGVGGLGVGGLGAGILYPGAVGKPPKPGAGVPGFGVSPIFPGKPAKTFGGALGALGFRGGVGCAQGKYCGRKRK; via the exons ATGGCAAGGCAGGCAGCTGCACCCCTCCTTCCCGGagtcctcctcctcttctccatcctcccggCTTCCCAGCAAGGag GGGTCCCTGGTGCTATCCCGGGAGGGGGGGTCCCAGGAGCAGGCTTTTTCCCAG GTGCTGGTATTGGAGGTTTGGGAGCAG GACTCGGGGCTGGAGGGAAACCTCTCAAACCAG GGGTCGGAGCCCTCGGGGGACTCGGCCCACTTGGCCTGCAGCCAG GTGCTGCGGGTCTTTTCCCCGGAGGTGTCTACCCTGGGGGTGTCTTCCcaggtgctgcttctgctgctgcgCTCAAGGCTGCTGCGAAAGCTG gtgcGGCGGTACCAGGCGGGGTGCAGCCTGGGGTTGGTGCAGCAGGGAAACCCCCCAAAATACCAG GTGCTGGGATTCCTGGAGCTTTCCCAGGCGGCGTGCTCCCTGGTGCAG GTGTGCGCTTCCCTGGCGTAGGGGTGCTGCCCGGAGTACCCACTGGTGCTGGAGTCAAGCCAAAAGGTCCAG GAGCAGGTGCCTTCGCAGGAATCCCTG GCTTCGGCCCCGGCGGGATAGGAGCCGGCATCGGGGCAGTAGGAAAGGCAGGGTACCCCACCGGAACAG GAGTCGgagcacaagcagcagcagcgaaAGCAGCAGCGAAATATG GAGCCGGTGTCCTGCCTGGGGTTGGCGGCATCCCAGGAGTCGGCGGAGTGGTACCCGGTGTTGGTGTAGTCCCAGGAGTTGGAG TTGGAGGgccggcagcggcggcagcagcagcaaaggcagcgGCGAAGGCAGGAGCTTTCG GTCCAGGGGTGCTGCCCGGGGTTGGTGGTGTCCCAGGCCTCGTGCCCAGCGTTGGTGCTGTCCCCGGATTGGTGCCCGGTGTTGGAGGTGTCCCCGGGGTGGCAG GTGTCGGGGcaccggcagcagcagcagcagcagcaaaggcagctaAGTATG gagctggcgTCGGTGTTCCTGGCATTGGCGGTGTTCCTGGTGTTCCTGGTGTTGCTGGGCTGCCTGGTGTGCCTGGCGTGGCTGGGGTTCCTGGTGTGGTGCCTGGTGTTGGAG TGGGTGGCCCAGAAGCTGCAGCGGCCGCGGCGAAGGCTGCAGCGAAAGCTGCGGCATTTG GAGCAGGACGTGTGCCCGGTGTCGGCGTGCCCGGCATCGGCGTGCCCGGCGTCGGCGTGCCCGGCGTCGGCGTGCCCGGAGTTGGTGTGCCTGGAGTTGGTGTGCCTGGTGTCGGCGTGCCCGGTCTGGTGCCTGGTGGAGTCATACCAG gaGTTGGAGGTCCAGCGGCCGCCGCTGCTGCCAAAGCAGctgccaaggcagccaagtacG GTGGTCTGGCTCCTGGTGTGGGTGGCCTTGCTCCTGGTGTAGGTGGCCTGGCTCCTGGTGTAGGTGGCCTGGCTCCTGGTGTAGGTGGCCTGGCTCCTGGAGTGGGTGGCCTAGCCCCTGGTGTTGCAGGTGTCccag GGGTCGGAGGTCCGGCcgcagcagcaaaagcagcagcgaAGGCAGCTAAATTTG GTGCTGGTGTCGGAGGGGTGCCAGGTGCGGTgcctggtgtcactggagtgcCAGGAGTGACACCCGGCGTCGGTGTCGTGCCTGGGTTGGTGCCGGGTGTGGGGGTACCTGGTACTGGCATCCTCCCCGGGGCAG GCATCCCCCAAGTAGGCGTGCAGCCTGGTGCTAAACCTCCCAAATTCG GTGTTCCCGGGGTTGGAGTCCCAGGGGTCGGCGGCATCCCAG GTGGCCTCGGAGTCGGTGGCCTCGGAGTCGGTGGCCTCGGAGTTGGTGGGCTTGGTGCAG GGATCTTGTATCCAGGCGCTGTTGGGAAACCTCCCAAGCCAG GGGCTGGAGTTCCTGGCTTTGGTGTGTCACCGATATTTCCAG GGAAGCCTGCCAAGACCTTCGGAGGAGCCCTCGGTGCCCTGGGCTTTAGAG GTGGCGTGGGCTGCGCACAAGGGAAGTACTGCGGGAGGAAGCGGAAGTAA
- the ELN gene encoding elastin isoform X17, which translates to MARQAAAPLLPGVLLLFSILPASQQGGVPGAIPGGGVPGAGFFPGAGIGGLGAGLGAGGKPLKPGVGALGGLGPLGLQPGAAGLFPGGVYPGGVFPGAASAAALKAAAKAGAAVPGGVQPGVGAAGKPPKIPGAGIPGAFPGGVLPGAGVRFPGVGVLPGVPTGAGVKPKGPGAGAFAGIPGGYGLPYSTGFGPGGIGAGIGAVGKAGYPTGTGVGAQAAAAKAAAKYGAGVLPGVGGIPGVGGVVPGVGVVPGVGVGGPAAAAAAAKAAAKAGAFGPGVLPGVGGVPGLVPSVGAVPGLVPGVGGVPGVAGVGAPAAAAAAAKAAKYGAGVGVPGIGGVPGVPGVAGLPGVPGVAGVPGVVPGVGVGGPEAAAAAAKAAAKAAAFGAGRVPGVGVPGIGVPGVGVPGVGVPGVGVPGVGVPGVGVPGLVPGGVIPGVGGPAAAAAAKAAAKAAKYGGLAPGVGGLAPGVGGLAPGVGGLAPGVGGLAPGVGGLAPGVAGVPGVGGPAAAAKAAAKAAKFGAGVGGVPGAVPGVTGVPGVTPGVGVVPGLVPGVGVPGTGILPGAGIPQVGVQPGAKPPKFGVPGVGVPGVGGIPGGLGVGGLGVGGLGVGGLGAGILYPGAVGKPPKPGAGVPGFGVSPIFPGGVAGQLGFGGKPAKTFGGALGALGFRGGVGCAQGKYCGRKRK; encoded by the exons ATGGCAAGGCAGGCAGCTGCACCCCTCCTTCCCGGagtcctcctcctcttctccatcctcccggCTTCCCAGCAAGGag GGGTCCCTGGTGCTATCCCGGGAGGGGGGGTCCCAGGAGCAGGCTTTTTCCCAG GTGCTGGTATTGGAGGTTTGGGAGCAG GACTCGGGGCTGGAGGGAAACCTCTCAAACCAG GGGTCGGAGCCCTCGGGGGACTCGGCCCACTTGGCCTGCAGCCAG GTGCTGCGGGTCTTTTCCCCGGAGGTGTCTACCCTGGGGGTGTCTTCCcaggtgctgcttctgctgctgcgCTCAAGGCTGCTGCGAAAGCTG gtgcGGCGGTACCAGGCGGGGTGCAGCCTGGGGTTGGTGCAGCAGGGAAACCCCCCAAAATACCAG GTGCTGGGATTCCTGGAGCTTTCCCAGGCGGCGTGCTCCCTGGTGCAG GTGTGCGCTTCCCTGGCGTAGGGGTGCTGCCCGGAGTACCCACTGGTGCTGGAGTCAAGCCAAAAGGTCCAG GAGCAGGTGCCTTCGCAGGAATCCCTG gTGGCTATGGATTGCCCTACAGCACTG GCTTCGGCCCCGGCGGGATAGGAGCCGGCATCGGGGCAGTAGGAAAGGCAGGGTACCCCACCGGAACAG GAGTCGgagcacaagcagcagcagcgaaAGCAGCAGCGAAATATG GAGCCGGTGTCCTGCCTGGGGTTGGCGGCATCCCAGGAGTCGGCGGAGTGGTACCCGGTGTTGGTGTAGTCCCAGGAGTTGGAG TTGGAGGgccggcagcggcggcagcagcagcaaaggcagcgGCGAAGGCAGGAGCTTTCG GTCCAGGGGTGCTGCCCGGGGTTGGTGGTGTCCCAGGCCTCGTGCCCAGCGTTGGTGCTGTCCCCGGATTGGTGCCCGGTGTTGGAGGTGTCCCCGGGGTGGCAG GTGTCGGGGcaccggcagcagcagcagcagcagcaaaggcagctaAGTATG gagctggcgTCGGTGTTCCTGGCATTGGCGGTGTTCCTGGTGTTCCTGGTGTTGCTGGGCTGCCTGGTGTGCCTGGCGTGGCTGGGGTTCCTGGTGTGGTGCCTGGTGTTGGAG TGGGTGGCCCAGAAGCTGCAGCGGCCGCGGCGAAGGCTGCAGCGAAAGCTGCGGCATTTG GAGCAGGACGTGTGCCCGGTGTCGGCGTGCCCGGCATCGGCGTGCCCGGCGTCGGCGTGCCCGGCGTCGGCGTGCCCGGAGTTGGTGTGCCTGGAGTTGGTGTGCCTGGTGTCGGCGTGCCCGGTCTGGTGCCTGGTGGAGTCATACCAG gaGTTGGAGGTCCAGCGGCCGCCGCTGCTGCCAAAGCAGctgccaaggcagccaagtacG GTGGTCTGGCTCCTGGTGTGGGTGGCCTTGCTCCTGGTGTAGGTGGCCTGGCTCCTGGTGTAGGTGGCCTGGCTCCTGGTGTAGGTGGCCTGGCTCCTGGAGTGGGTGGCCTAGCCCCTGGTGTTGCAGGTGTCccag GGGTCGGAGGTCCGGCcgcagcagcaaaagcagcagcgaAGGCAGCTAAATTTG GTGCTGGTGTCGGAGGGGTGCCAGGTGCGGTgcctggtgtcactggagtgcCAGGAGTGACACCCGGCGTCGGTGTCGTGCCTGGGTTGGTGCCGGGTGTGGGGGTACCTGGTACTGGCATCCTCCCCGGGGCAG GCATCCCCCAAGTAGGCGTGCAGCCTGGTGCTAAACCTCCCAAATTCG GTGTTCCCGGGGTTGGAGTCCCAGGGGTCGGCGGCATCCCAG GTGGCCTCGGAGTCGGTGGCCTCGGAGTCGGTGGCCTCGGAGTTGGTGGGCTTGGTGCAG GGATCTTGTATCCAGGCGCTGTTGGGAAACCTCCCAAGCCAG GGGCTGGAGTTCCTGGCTTTGGTGTGTCACCGATATTTCCAG GTGGGGTTGCTGGCCAGCTGGGATTTGGTG GGAAGCCTGCCAAGACCTTCGGAGGAGCCCTCGGTGCCCTGGGCTTTAGAG GTGGCGTGGGCTGCGCACAAGGGAAGTACTGCGGGAGGAAGCGGAAGTAA
- the ELN gene encoding elastin isoform X24, whose product MARQAAAPLLPGVLLLFSILPASQQGGVPGAIPGGGVPGAGFFPGAGIGGLGAGLGAGGKPLKPGVGALGGLGPLGLQPGAAGLFPGGVYPGGVFPGAASAAALKAAAKAGAAVPGGVQPGVGAAGKPPKIPGAGIPGAFPGGVLPGAGVRFPGVGVLPGVPTGAGVKPKGPGAGAFAGIPGLGGFGGQQPGVPLGYPIKAPKLPGGYGLPYSTGKLPYGFGPGGIGAGIGAVGKAGYPTGTGVGAQAAAAKAAAKYGAGVLPGVGGIPGVGGVVPGVGVVPGVGVGGPAAAAAAAKAAAKAGAFGVGAPAAAAAAAKAAKYGAGVGVPGIGGVPGVPGVAGLPGVPGVAGVPGVVPGVGVGGPEAAAAAAKAAAKAAAFGAGRVPGVGVPGIGVPGVGVPGVGVPGVGVPGVGVPGVGVPGLVPGGVIPGVGGPAAAAAAKAAAKAAKYGGLAPGVGGLAPGVGGLAPGVGGLAPGVGGLAPGVGGLAPGVAGVPGVGGPAAAAKAAAKAAKFGAGVGGVPGAVPGVTGVPGVTPGVGVVPGLVPGVGVPGTGILPGAGIPQVGVQPGAKPPKFGVPGVGVPGVGGIPGGLGVGGLGVGGLGVGGLGAGAGVPGFGVSPIFPGGVAGQLGFGGKPAKTFGGALGALGFRGGVGCAQGKYCGRKRK is encoded by the exons ATGGCAAGGCAGGCAGCTGCACCCCTCCTTCCCGGagtcctcctcctcttctccatcctcccggCTTCCCAGCAAGGag GGGTCCCTGGTGCTATCCCGGGAGGGGGGGTCCCAGGAGCAGGCTTTTTCCCAG GTGCTGGTATTGGAGGTTTGGGAGCAG GACTCGGGGCTGGAGGGAAACCTCTCAAACCAG GGGTCGGAGCCCTCGGGGGACTCGGCCCACTTGGCCTGCAGCCAG GTGCTGCGGGTCTTTTCCCCGGAGGTGTCTACCCTGGGGGTGTCTTCCcaggtgctgcttctgctgctgcgCTCAAGGCTGCTGCGAAAGCTG gtgcGGCGGTACCAGGCGGGGTGCAGCCTGGGGTTGGTGCAGCAGGGAAACCCCCCAAAATACCAG GTGCTGGGATTCCTGGAGCTTTCCCAGGCGGCGTGCTCCCTGGTGCAG GTGTGCGCTTCCCTGGCGTAGGGGTGCTGCCCGGAGTACCCACTGGTGCTGGAGTCAAGCCAAAAGGTCCAG GAGCAGGTGCCTTCGCAGGAATCCCTG GACTGGGAGGTTTTGGAGGTCAGCAGCCCGGTGTCCCTCTTGGGTATCCCATCAAAGCTCCTAAGCTCCCAG gTGGCTATGGATTGCCCTACAGCACTGGTAAGCTGCCCTACG GCTTCGGCCCCGGCGGGATAGGAGCCGGCATCGGGGCAGTAGGAAAGGCAGGGTACCCCACCGGAACAG GAGTCGgagcacaagcagcagcagcgaaAGCAGCAGCGAAATATG GAGCCGGTGTCCTGCCTGGGGTTGGCGGCATCCCAGGAGTCGGCGGAGTGGTACCCGGTGTTGGTGTAGTCCCAGGAGTTGGAG TTGGAGGgccggcagcggcggcagcagcagcaaaggcagcgGCGAAGGCAGGAGCTTTCG GTGTCGGGGcaccggcagcagcagcagcagcagcaaaggcagctaAGTATG gagctggcgTCGGTGTTCCTGGCATTGGCGGTGTTCCTGGTGTTCCTGGTGTTGCTGGGCTGCCTGGTGTGCCTGGCGTGGCTGGGGTTCCTGGTGTGGTGCCTGGTGTTGGAG TGGGTGGCCCAGAAGCTGCAGCGGCCGCGGCGAAGGCTGCAGCGAAAGCTGCGGCATTTG GAGCAGGACGTGTGCCCGGTGTCGGCGTGCCCGGCATCGGCGTGCCCGGCGTCGGCGTGCCCGGCGTCGGCGTGCCCGGAGTTGGTGTGCCTGGAGTTGGTGTGCCTGGTGTCGGCGTGCCCGGTCTGGTGCCTGGTGGAGTCATACCAG gaGTTGGAGGTCCAGCGGCCGCCGCTGCTGCCAAAGCAGctgccaaggcagccaagtacG GTGGTCTGGCTCCTGGTGTGGGTGGCCTTGCTCCTGGTGTAGGTGGCCTGGCTCCTGGTGTAGGTGGCCTGGCTCCTGGTGTAGGTGGCCTGGCTCCTGGAGTGGGTGGCCTAGCCCCTGGTGTTGCAGGTGTCccag GGGTCGGAGGTCCGGCcgcagcagcaaaagcagcagcgaAGGCAGCTAAATTTG GTGCTGGTGTCGGAGGGGTGCCAGGTGCGGTgcctggtgtcactggagtgcCAGGAGTGACACCCGGCGTCGGTGTCGTGCCTGGGTTGGTGCCGGGTGTGGGGGTACCTGGTACTGGCATCCTCCCCGGGGCAG GCATCCCCCAAGTAGGCGTGCAGCCTGGTGCTAAACCTCCCAAATTCG GTGTTCCCGGGGTTGGAGTCCCAGGGGTCGGCGGCATCCCAG GTGGCCTCGGAGTCGGTGGCCTCGGAGTCGGTGGCCTCGGAGTTGGTGGGCTTGGTGCAG GGGCTGGAGTTCCTGGCTTTGGTGTGTCACCGATATTTCCAG GTGGGGTTGCTGGCCAGCTGGGATTTGGTG GGAAGCCTGCCAAGACCTTCGGAGGAGCCCTCGGTGCCCTGGGCTTTAGAG GTGGCGTGGGCTGCGCACAAGGGAAGTACTGCGGGAGGAAGCGGAAGTAA